Proteins from one Bos taurus isolate L1 Dominette 01449 registration number 42190680 breed Hereford chromosome 7, ARS-UCD2.0, whole genome shotgun sequence genomic window:
- the LEAP2 gene encoding liver-expressed antimicrobial peptide 2 precursor yields the protein MWHLKLFAVLMICLLLLAQVDGSPIPQQSSAKRRPRRMTPFWRAVSLRPIGASCRDDSECITRLCRKRRCSLSVAQE from the exons ATGTGGCACCTCAAACTCTTTGCAGTACTCATGATCTGCCTGTTGCTGTTAGCCCAG GTAGATGGCTCTCCAATACCACAACAGAGTTCAGCAAAGAGAAGGCCGAGGAGAATGACCCCATTTTGGAGAGCGGTTTCCCTCAGGCCCATTGGAGCCTCCTGTCGGGATGATTCTGAATGTATCACAAGGCTATGCAG AAAAAGACGCTGCTCCCTAAGTGTGGCCCAGGAATGA